DNA sequence from the Fuscovulum ytuae genome:
AGGCGTGTCCATCCGCCTCGACGATGCGCTTTTTCCCACCCCTGCCCCTTGTCATCGCAAATCCGCACCCGACCTAGGGGGGGCGCGCAAGGGCCGCCCCTTTGGCGGCCGCAGCAGGGAAAAAGAATGACCTATCTCCTTTTTGTGGTGGGCCTCGTCGCCCTCTTCTTTGGCGGCGAATATCTCGTCCGTGGGGCCAGCGCCGTGGCCCGCCATTTCCGCCTCTCGCCCATGGTGATCGGCCTCACCATCGTGGGTTTCGGCACCTCCGCCCCGGAATTGCTGGTCTCGGTTCAGGCCGCGCTGGCCGGACAACCCGCCATTGCCATCGGCAATGTGCTGGGCTCGAACATCGCCAATATCCTGCTGATTCTAGGCGTCTCCGCTGTCATCGCGCCGCTTTTGATCCCGGTGCGCAAACTCTGGCGCGACCTTGGCTTCATGCTCGCCGCCACCGCCACCGTCTGGTTCATGCTGCTTGACGGTCAGGTGACACGGATGGAAGGGGCAATCCTTGCCATCGGTCTTATCGCCTTCCTGACCACCGCCTTCCTGACGGGCAAGGTCGATGAAGAAGAGGCCACGCTTGGCGATATCCCACAATGGAAAGCCTGGGCCATGACGCTGGGTGGCCTGGTCGTCCTCGTGATCGGCGCACGCCTTCTTGTGGACAGCGCCACCGAAATTGCCCGCGCCTTCGGGGTGTCCGAGGCGGTGATCGGCCTGACCATCGTGGCCGTCGGCACCTCCTTGCCCGAACTTGCCACCTCTGCCATCGCCGCCATCCGCAAACAGACCGAGATTGCC
Encoded proteins:
- a CDS encoding calcium/sodium antiporter, producing the protein MTYLLFVVGLVALFFGGEYLVRGASAVARHFRLSPMVIGLTIVGFGTSAPELLVSVQAALAGQPAIAIGNVLGSNIANILLILGVSAVIAPLLIPVRKLWRDLGFMLAATATVWFMLLDGQVTRMEGAILAIGLIAFLTTAFLTGKVDEEEATLGDIPQWKAWAMTLGGLVVLVIGARLLVDSATEIARAFGVSEAVIGLTIVAVGTSLPELATSAIAAIRKQTEIAVGNVVGSNIFNIFSILGITALITPIPADPRFAAIDMPWVAATAVGLTILAVVLGGLPRIAGVLLLAAYGGYIVLTGI